In Candidatus Nitrosotalea sinensis, one DNA window encodes the following:
- a CDS encoding formate--phosphoribosylaminoimidazolecarboxamide ligase family protein: MIKKSEILDIANNYSDITIGALGSHSALEIMDGAKDESFKTVVVCQKGREIPYKRFSRIADEIIIVNKFHDMLSPKIQTRLRDAGTIVVPHRALTAYLGYEGVENKFKIPLFGNRALFQAEERANKKNQYYLLQKAKIRLPRLYKDPKDIDRPVIVKVQEKKRKLERAFFNVSSYAEYKDKTETKIRQGLISREALKTASIEEFVVGTYFNFNYFHTPISKEVDFLGIERRLQTNLHDFVSLPAKQQLETDIELQNIEVGHTPASIRESLLEKVIDMGDKFVNAVKREYAPGIIGPFSLQSVITRDLEIVVYDVSLRVPGNPILATTSPYTKYKYGETFGVGRRIAMELRIAQQEGKLDKVLT, encoded by the coding sequence GTGATAAAAAAATCAGAGATTCTAGATATTGCAAATAATTATTCAGATATCACAATAGGAGCACTTGGGAGCCATTCTGCCCTTGAAATAATGGATGGAGCAAAAGACGAGAGTTTCAAGACAGTAGTAGTTTGCCAGAAAGGCAGAGAGATACCATACAAGAGATTTTCAAGAATTGCAGACGAGATCATAATAGTAAACAAGTTCCATGACATGTTATCGCCAAAGATACAAACAAGGCTCAGAGATGCAGGAACCATAGTTGTTCCACACAGAGCACTTACTGCATATTTGGGATATGAGGGAGTAGAAAACAAATTCAAGATACCGTTATTTGGAAACAGAGCATTATTCCAAGCAGAAGAGAGAGCAAACAAGAAAAACCAATACTATCTCCTGCAAAAAGCAAAGATTAGACTTCCAAGATTATACAAAGATCCAAAAGACATTGACAGACCAGTAATTGTCAAGGTTCAAGAAAAAAAACGCAAACTGGAAAGGGCCTTTTTCAACGTATCATCATATGCAGAATACAAGGATAAGACAGAGACAAAAATACGACAGGGACTAATCTCAAGAGAGGCCCTCAAGACTGCCAGCATAGAAGAATTTGTTGTCGGGACATATTTTAATTTCAATTATTTCCATACACCAATATCAAAGGAAGTAGACTTTCTCGGGATAGAAAGAAGACTCCAGACAAACTTGCATGATTTTGTATCTTTACCTGCAAAACAACAACTTGAGACAGACATTGAACTTCAAAATATCGAGGTGGGACACACACCAGCGAGCATCCGTGAATCACTTCTTGAAAAAGTAATCGACATGGGTGACAAGTTTGTCAATGCAGTGAAAAGAGAATATGCACCAGGGATAATCGGGCCATTCTCCTTGCAGAGTGTCATAACACGAGACTTGGAAATTGTAGTCTACGATGTATCACTTCGAGTTCCAGGAAATCCAATTCTTGCCACCACAAGTCCATATACAAAATACAAGTACGGTGAGACTTTTGGAGTTGGCAGACGAATTGCAATGGAATTAAGAATAGCTCAGCAAGAAGGAAAACTAGACAAGGTTTTAACCTAA
- a CDS encoding metallophosphoesterase family protein — protein MIFSHISDTHLGFVQYHSEERENDVYTAFDQAIDTSIKDHVDFVLLAGDIFHVPNPSGKAILVLANALRRLKKNNIDSYFILGEHDISRIRSTPVPFVYHNLGFSKYIGDGNPIFHKDVLIAGFDKRRKAESESFEPELARIDAEAKKHQGHKILVLHQGITEVNKFAGELNSSDLPKNFTYYAMGHLHEHELRQFSHLGGPLAYPGSIELTSSEGIKETEKGFYQVDISTKEASPTWIKLDIRTQLSIKTSIDSISNDVNMLMEKIRTLTRKPVVELKITGKMTEPGIIQSQVARLTEITLRCFWKHISQEQASGSVFIDKPLKIEEEMQRIAKEILGSTEMANFAINELLPLLSKGNADESSQAVIENFEKFKKGARNVTIS, from the coding sequence ATGATCTTTTCTCACATCTCTGACACTCATCTAGGTTTTGTTCAGTACCATTCAGAAGAACGTGAAAACGATGTATACACTGCATTTGACCAGGCAATTGATACATCGATAAAAGATCACGTAGACTTTGTTCTACTGGCAGGAGACATATTTCACGTTCCCAACCCAAGTGGAAAAGCAATACTAGTACTTGCTAATGCATTAAGACGTTTGAAGAAAAATAATATTGATTCTTATTTTATACTTGGAGAGCACGACATCAGCAGAATAAGGTCAACACCTGTGCCATTTGTGTATCACAACTTGGGTTTTTCAAAATACATTGGAGATGGAAATCCAATCTTTCACAAGGATGTATTAATCGCAGGATTCGACAAGCGCAGAAAGGCAGAGAGCGAAAGCTTTGAGCCAGAACTTGCACGAATTGATGCAGAAGCCAAAAAACACCAAGGACATAAGATACTGGTACTACATCAAGGAATAACAGAAGTAAACAAATTTGCAGGGGAGTTGAACTCGTCTGATCTTCCAAAAAATTTTACATATTATGCAATGGGTCATCTTCATGAGCATGAGCTAAGACAATTTTCTCATCTTGGAGGTCCTCTTGCATATCCAGGATCAATTGAGCTTACATCAAGTGAAGGGATTAAAGAAACAGAGAAGGGATTCTATCAGGTAGATATTTCAACAAAAGAAGCGTCTCCAACATGGATAAAACTTGACATACGCACACAACTTTCCATTAAAACCTCGATTGATTCCATTTCAAATGATGTAAACATGCTTATGGAAAAGATACGAACTTTGACAAGAAAACCCGTGGTTGAATTAAAGATAACAGGTAAGATGACAGAGCCTGGAATAATTCAATCACAAGTAGCTAGACTAACAGAGATTACACTACGTTGTTTTTGGAAGCACATATCTCAAGAACAAGCAAGTGGCTCTGTCTTTATCGACAAACCTCTTAAGATAGAAGAAGAGATGCAGAGAATTGCAAAAGAAATACTTGGCTCTACAGAGATGGCAAATTTTGCAATAAACGAACTTTTACCTCTTTTGTCAAAAGGTAACGCAGATGAATCAAGTCAAGCAGTAATAGAAAATTTTGAGAAATTCAAAAAAGGAGCAAGAAATGTTACAATCAGTTGA
- a CDS encoding Sec-independent protein translocase subunit TatA/TatB, which yields MAYENVIIAVVIIGVLIFGAKKIPELARTFGKAKGEFEKGRLESEKELKDFKDKEELK from the coding sequence ATGGCATATGAAAATGTAATAATTGCCGTAGTAATCATAGGGGTTTTAATATTTGGTGCAAAAAAGATCCCAGAGCTTGCACGAACCTTTGGCAAGGCAAAAGGCGAGTTTGAGAAAGGCAGATTAGAATCTGAGAAAGAACTAAAGGATTTCAAAGACAAGGAAGAACTCAAGTAG
- a CDS encoding HEAT repeat domain-containing protein: MEVIPSGRLELLSEMEEKYEKKDKQYFVKLLDDKDFVIRCRAVCILVDMGGEDVVPHVANVLKNDSNELVRHEAAFSLGQMCLRSGIKPLEDATRNDPSLFVRHEAAVALGVIGSQDAKETLQKALEDSSEQVRDSAVVALSNLKFMESMCKNDRFAKLTGG, encoded by the coding sequence ATGGAAGTAATTCCCAGTGGCCGTCTTGAACTCTTGTCTGAGATGGAAGAAAAATATGAAAAAAAGGACAAGCAGTATTTTGTCAAATTGCTAGATGACAAGGATTTTGTAATTAGATGCAGAGCAGTCTGCATTCTTGTAGATATGGGTGGAGAAGATGTTGTACCGCATGTGGCAAATGTGCTAAAAAATGACTCTAATGAATTGGTCAGACATGAAGCTGCATTTTCTCTTGGGCAGATGTGTCTTAGAAGTGGAATCAAACCCCTTGAAGATGCAACACGAAATGACCCTAGCTTGTTTGTAAGACATGAGGCAGCAGTTGCACTTGGAGTGATTGGCTCACAGGATGCAAAGGAGACACTTCAAAAAGCATTGGAAGATTCAAGTGAACAAGTGCGAGATTCTGCAGTAGTGGCATTGTCTAACTTGAAATTCATGGAAAGCATGTGCAAAAATGATAGGTTTGCCAAGCTAACTGGCGGCTAG
- a CDS encoding AAA family ATPase, translating into MLQSVELENFLSHKNTKLTFEKGVTVFVGPNGAGKSSIIDAITFALFGEHLRKSTKGLLRRGDNQSYAKVEFSIGDRQFEAIRKIDSKGTVGAVLNEKKDGQIISLAAGERKQFGESMTKTIESLVGLDFEKLKVASIVQQGELQTIIEADPKKFKELVNAIIGIDKLDIAYESMRKTIDNFRLTVKTKIGHDDTDILTLQNRIEHIQKEITMLEPQKKKLEDDRIIQEQKFLLLQQEIEIETPKELKIKEIVNKKDDLVKYLKNFITTKKREVDEKKRRLAECTNSLSITSVKPHIEQEMKNIQADIDRIRGQTKEAGEKIAMIRGQQEIANRLHLIDGKCPVCDSKVDKLNPLFEEGHLKSELTVLKNKTDMLTKEENLLQSKKRELDQKWIQITKAEGILALHKIKDQDDLSILSKEIESIETSTKNIPLELNITNILQYAIDDYSSDLIKTISALIEETKGFDSDKFRELKLRLEQQRGSIGTIEREIGSVDAKLRLYKDETAQISNAIAELQDAKQYITTLETIRNQIYNRDGPVATSLRSWALGTISQKASEYLTTFNVKIQRISLEDKARDIVITCHSGNSELDLESLSGGEKVSIALALRLGMAHLMGSSNLNFIILDEPTTHLDQERRKSLVSVLSQAFESNIDAISQFIIITHDSEIFENSNIDTIYEFKSTPDGTLVTPL; encoded by the coding sequence ATGTTACAATCAGTTGAGCTTGAGAACTTTCTGTCTCACAAGAATACAAAATTAACCTTTGAGAAAGGTGTGACAGTATTTGTAGGACCAAATGGAGCAGGAAAATCAAGCATAATTGATGCAATTACATTTGCGTTGTTTGGAGAACATTTGCGCAAATCTACAAAAGGATTACTCCGACGAGGAGATAACCAATCATATGCAAAGGTGGAATTCTCCATCGGGGACAGGCAATTTGAAGCAATCAGAAAGATAGACTCCAAAGGAACAGTAGGAGCAGTACTAAATGAAAAAAAAGACGGCCAGATAATTTCACTTGCTGCAGGAGAGAGAAAACAATTTGGAGAATCTATGACAAAAACAATAGAATCACTTGTAGGCCTTGATTTTGAGAAACTAAAGGTTGCATCAATCGTTCAGCAGGGAGAACTTCAAACAATAATTGAAGCAGATCCTAAAAAATTCAAAGAGCTTGTAAACGCAATAATTGGAATAGACAAACTGGATATTGCTTACGAATCAATGCGAAAGACAATAGATAATTTCAGATTGACAGTGAAAACAAAGATTGGTCATGATGACACCGATATTCTTACATTACAAAACAGGATTGAACACATTCAAAAAGAAATAACAATGCTAGAACCACAAAAGAAAAAACTTGAAGATGACAGAATAATACAAGAACAAAAGTTTCTTTTATTACAACAAGAGATTGAAATAGAAACACCAAAAGAACTCAAAATAAAAGAAATAGTTAACAAAAAAGATGATCTTGTAAAATACCTGAAAAATTTCATAACGACAAAGAAAAGAGAAGTGGACGAAAAAAAGAGAAGGTTAGCAGAGTGTACAAACAGTCTTTCCATTACATCAGTTAAACCTCACATAGAGCAAGAAATGAAAAATATACAAGCAGACATTGACAGGATTCGAGGACAGACAAAAGAAGCCGGAGAAAAAATTGCAATGATCAGAGGTCAGCAGGAGATTGCAAACAGGCTTCACCTAATAGATGGCAAATGTCCAGTATGCGATTCAAAGGTAGACAAACTCAACCCACTCTTTGAAGAAGGACACCTCAAATCAGAACTGACAGTGCTAAAAAATAAGACAGACATGTTAACAAAAGAAGAGAATTTGCTGCAAAGCAAGAAAAGAGAACTTGATCAAAAATGGATACAAATTACAAAAGCAGAAGGAATTCTGGCACTTCACAAAATAAAGGATCAAGACGATTTATCCATCCTCAGTAAGGAAATAGAGTCTATTGAAACAAGTACAAAAAACATACCGCTTGAATTAAACATTACAAACATCCTCCAGTACGCAATTGATGATTATTCCTCAGATTTGATAAAAACAATATCAGCATTGATTGAAGAGACTAAAGGGTTTGATTCTGACAAGTTCAGGGAATTAAAATTAAGATTAGAACAACAACGTGGATCCATTGGCACAATAGAACGAGAAATTGGATCAGTGGATGCAAAACTGAGATTATACAAAGATGAAACTGCTCAAATCTCAAATGCAATTGCAGAATTACAAGACGCAAAACAATACATTACAACCCTTGAAACAATAAGAAATCAAATATACAATAGAGATGGTCCTGTTGCTACTAGTCTTCGATCATGGGCACTTGGAACCATATCTCAAAAAGCTTCAGAATACCTTACAACATTTAATGTAAAGATACAAAGAATATCACTAGAGGATAAAGCACGAGACATTGTAATAACATGTCATTCTGGAAATTCTGAACTTGATTTAGAATCATTGAGCGGAGGCGAGAAGGTAAGTATTGCACTTGCATTACGATTAGGCATGGCGCATCTCATGGGATCATCTAACTTGAATTTCATAATACTTGATGAACCAACAACCCATCTTGATCAAGAAAGAAGAAAATCACTTGTAAGTGTGTTATCACAAGCATTTGAATCAAACATTGATGCAATATCCCAATTCATCATAATAACACATGATTCTGAAATATTTGAAAATTCCAATATTGACACAATTTATGAATTCAAGTCAACACCTGACGGAACTTTGGTTACTCCTCTCTAG
- a CDS encoding transcription initiation factor IIB — MISSNKQKLVFENKPQIHGGKPHGPFVTDSIRGEILCARCGMVLADKVEELGSDKLQTEDYNTSTRTGLGSALSIHDKGLSTIIGNVDRDAAGNSISTSMKYTFNRLRTWDTRSKSSSSERNLRSAFVTMGAVQTKLELSDAVIERAAYLYRKALAKNIIRGRTITGMILSALYVACRESGVPRTLQDISVAGNISFKNLSRHYRVFVKALDVHVGSLNPAELVSKIGTSVDLSEKAKRDALEIIATAKQKGLTDGKNPISLAATALFLSGTLNEENVTQDKIAKASGVSTVTIRNITKILRKNRVV, encoded by the coding sequence ATGATATCTAGTAATAAACAAAAATTGGTATTTGAAAACAAGCCACAAATTCATGGCGGCAAACCACATGGACCGTTTGTGACTGATAGCATCAGGGGAGAGATACTGTGCGCACGCTGTGGAATGGTGCTTGCAGATAAAGTTGAGGAACTCGGATCTGACAAGTTACAGACTGAAGATTACAATACTAGTACACGTACAGGACTTGGTTCTGCATTATCAATTCATGACAAAGGTCTGTCTACCATAATAGGAAATGTGGACAGGGATGCAGCAGGAAACTCAATTTCCACATCAATGAAGTACACATTTAACAGATTACGAACATGGGATACTAGAAGCAAATCAAGTTCTTCTGAAAGAAATCTCCGTTCTGCATTTGTTACAATGGGAGCTGTTCAAACAAAACTTGAACTCTCTGATGCTGTAATTGAGAGAGCAGCTTATCTGTACAGAAAAGCGCTTGCAAAAAATATCATTCGAGGAAGAACAATTACTGGAATGATCTTGTCTGCATTATACGTGGCATGCAGGGAATCAGGAGTGCCAAGAACGTTGCAGGATATCTCTGTTGCAGGAAATATTTCATTCAAGAATCTCTCAAGACACTATAGAGTATTTGTAAAAGCACTAGATGTACATGTTGGCTCGCTAAACCCTGCAGAACTTGTATCAAAAATTGGTACATCTGTAGATCTCAGTGAAAAGGCAAAAAGAGATGCATTGGAAATAATTGCAACTGCAAAACAAAAGGGACTAACTGATGGCAAAAATCCTATATCTCTTGCAGCAACTGCATTGTTTTTGTCTGGTACCTTAAATGAGGAGAATGTAACCCAGGATAAGATTGCTAAAGCATCAGGTGTCAGTACTGTTACGATACGAAATATCACCAAAATATTACGAAAAAATCGCGTCGTATAG
- a CDS encoding ArnT family glycosyltransferase produces the protein MQKIKPAYLLGIILALAGFTHLWNATGFPDVFFDEGVYLARAMNVLDGLGPQVGYFHDHPFFGQIFLAASLGLTGFPNSLHPSMNQDSIALLYLVPRILMGLLAVLDTFLVYLIADTKYGKKIALVASLLFAVMPITWVLRSILLDSILLPFFLSSIFLALKMSNSNKYFLSLVSGIFLGLAIFTKIPVFTMIPLVAGLVYFHSGKDAKTLVLFLVPVLLIPLLWPLQAAETHQFDLWMKDVLWQTQRHSTGLPYISLLFYQMDPVLFVLGVSGMGYAILRRNYLVLFWIVPFVLFLLMIGYNQYFYWIPVLPVFCISSAILLIDILEKIRKKGTDKVIRIIVVSGIAVFGLASTIMVISTNLTNTEFAAAAYVLQNATNDTTVLASPVYSWMLNYVFHKENVPNDYSYVLFEPIKTNKVLLVADPHFLIDIPRGKQLAQIYNDSKTVATFDEDVSMYNTNGYPYSSIRLNLDGMHIEVKAK, from the coding sequence ATGCAAAAAATCAAACCTGCATATCTTCTTGGAATAATTTTGGCACTGGCAGGATTTACACATCTATGGAATGCTACGGGATTTCCAGATGTCTTTTTTGATGAAGGTGTCTACCTGGCAAGAGCCATGAATGTACTAGATGGGTTAGGGCCTCAGGTGGGTTATTTTCATGATCATCCATTCTTTGGTCAGATCTTTCTTGCTGCTTCTCTTGGATTGACGGGATTTCCAAATTCTCTGCATCCATCCATGAATCAAGACTCGATTGCTTTGTTGTATCTTGTACCTAGAATTCTAATGGGACTGTTGGCAGTACTGGATACGTTTCTTGTGTATCTTATTGCTGACACAAAATATGGGAAAAAAATCGCCCTTGTTGCATCTCTATTGTTTGCAGTCATGCCGATAACATGGGTACTTAGAAGTATTCTTCTAGACTCGATATTGTTGCCGTTTTTCTTGTCTTCTATCTTTTTGGCATTAAAGATGTCAAACTCGAACAAGTATTTTCTCTCACTTGTATCTGGCATATTTTTGGGACTTGCTATCTTTACAAAAATTCCTGTCTTTACAATGATTCCTCTTGTTGCAGGTCTTGTGTATTTTCATTCTGGAAAAGATGCAAAGACTTTGGTATTGTTTCTCGTACCTGTCTTGTTGATACCTCTCTTGTGGCCCCTCCAGGCTGCAGAGACACATCAATTTGATCTCTGGATGAAAGACGTATTGTGGCAGACACAAAGACACAGTACTGGATTGCCATACATATCACTCCTCTTTTATCAAATGGACCCTGTCCTGTTTGTGCTTGGAGTGTCAGGAATGGGCTATGCCATACTTAGACGCAATTATCTTGTCTTGTTCTGGATTGTTCCTTTTGTTTTGTTTTTGTTGATGATTGGATACAATCAATACTTTTACTGGATACCCGTACTGCCTGTATTTTGTATATCTTCAGCAATACTGTTGATTGATATCTTGGAAAAAATTAGGAAAAAGGGTACTGACAAGGTTATCAGAATCATAGTAGTGTCAGGCATTGCAGTATTTGGACTTGCAAGTACGATCATGGTCATCAGTACAAATCTCACAAATACAGAGTTTGCTGCTGCTGCATATGTGTTACAGAATGCTACTAATGATACAACAGTTCTTGCAAGCCCTGTATATTCTTGGATGCTAAATTATGTTTTTCACAAGGAAAATGTTCCAAATGATTATTCTTATGTTCTGTTTGAACCAATAAAGACAAACAAAGTATTGCTTGTTGCAGATCCTCACTTTTTGATAGATATTCCTAGAGGAAAACAGCTGGCTCAAATATACAATGATTCAAAGACTGTTGCCACTTTTGATGAAGATGTGTCAATGTACAATACCAATGGTTATCCTTATTCCAGTATCAGACTGAATTTAGATGGAATGCATATTGAGGTAAAAGCAAAGTAA
- the tatC gene encoding twin-arginine translocase subunit TatC translates to MDKPMTIMQHLEDLRKRVFRSAIAVGVISFFILSFHLTPFMYNGIKLYYPTFSPFDNMAAQLTVSMKHHLLPSTVQLIQTAPGQAFFSQFYIAILLGMVFAMPVIVKEFVGFLSPALHRKEILIIRNITIPAIVLFVIGGLFSYFFVTPYILEFLYKYGQSAELLTFLNIMDFITFVLQFILAFGVSFQLPLIMYALTASGLIDPKFWRNNIRYAAIAMVILGAAITPDGSGVTMWFVAGPMIVLYLIGMMISEKQAHNIATLKS, encoded by the coding sequence ATGGATAAGCCAATGACCATTATGCAACATTTGGAGGATCTCAGAAAAAGAGTATTTAGATCAGCCATTGCAGTTGGCGTAATATCATTTTTCATTCTCAGTTTTCACCTAACGCCATTTATGTACAATGGAATAAAGCTATACTATCCAACATTTAGTCCATTTGACAACATGGCCGCACAGCTGACAGTATCAATGAAGCATCATCTTTTACCATCAACAGTACAGCTCATCCAAACAGCCCCTGGTCAGGCATTTTTCTCCCAGTTTTACATTGCAATATTACTGGGAATGGTATTTGCAATGCCTGTAATAGTAAAAGAATTTGTGGGCTTTTTGTCACCAGCATTACACAGAAAAGAGATTCTAATAATTAGAAACATAACAATTCCTGCAATTGTTCTTTTTGTAATAGGTGGATTGTTTTCATATTTTTTTGTAACACCATACATCCTAGAATTTCTCTACAAATATGGCCAGTCCGCAGAGTTGCTTACATTTTTGAACATCATGGATTTCATCACATTTGTTCTCCAATTCATACTTGCATTTGGAGTGTCATTTCAGCTACCTTTAATCATGTATGCACTTACTGCATCAGGTTTGATTGATCCAAAATTCTGGAGAAACAATATCAGGTATGCGGCAATTGCGATGGTCATATTGGGAGCTGCAATAACCCCAGACGGAAGCGGTGTCACAATGTGGTTTGTAGCAGGACCCATGATTGTATTGTATCTCATAGGAATGATGATATCAGAAAAACAAGCACACAATATTGCAACACTTAAATCCTAA
- a CDS encoding winged helix-turn-helix transcriptional regulator gives MKEEECKVLLDSMKACPIDNTFKIIGKKFTVHILRNMTKLRQNRFNQFLDSVEGINPKTLSARLREMEKNGIIEKRVYAGTPVKIEYVVTKKGLALTPILESMAAFSMQYCAKDVFKDGKPRITREIYKSSEAT, from the coding sequence TTGAAAGAAGAAGAATGCAAAGTCTTGCTAGACTCTATGAAGGCTTGTCCTATTGATAATACTTTTAAAATAATTGGCAAAAAATTCACAGTTCACATACTACGAAACATGACAAAGCTTCGTCAGAATAGATTCAATCAGTTTCTTGACTCTGTGGAGGGCATCAACCCCAAGACTCTCTCTGCAAGGTTGAGGGAGATGGAGAAAAATGGAATAATTGAGAAGCGTGTCTATGCTGGAACTCCTGTGAAGATAGAGTATGTCGTTACAAAAAAGGGACTTGCTTTAACTCCCATCTTGGAATCCATGGCTGCATTCTCAATGCAATATTGCGCAAAAGATGTTTTCAAGGATGGAAAACCGAGAATTACTAGAGAGATCTACAAATCTTCTGAAGCTACATGA
- a CDS encoding ATP-binding protein has protein sequence MTIGVVIGESRPTDVTVQSSKPLSVGEYVIIDSQDGKILGLVEKSIISSEALTDVRNFDEAVESKEVADLNSRDKNYKVKIGILGFLDKLQRGQMILPAVPPLPGTSILEATQKDLGVIFGPSSEEWIRIGSLLRNSSIEARININKIVSRHLAILAMTGMGKSNLVSLIARHVASLNGTLIIFDYHNDYENLDVPKMNYMMAKINPRLLPADKLAEVIELRENADKQQRALRESFTESVKQSKDFWQALEESTRSFGHMTKGYADSASRVLDKIDDAKHRFSDILDPDCGDPVELIKEGRVNVLNISELSERQANAGLAYYLQELLQHRKNAVWEKKGKSSTKKSNKFLAPVFVIIEEAHVFIPKGEHTDTKYWASKVAREGRKFGIGLGVVSQRPRNIDPNVLSQMGSLAIMKIVQDDDQQQIASAAESLSKDLLSQLSSLNIGDAVLIGQWVNLPSIVHVDEVKSKKSGSDLNAVSEWSQTDKFKEIAKESTKSMIQKDLLLD, from the coding sequence TTGACAATAGGTGTAGTGATAGGAGAATCAAGACCTACAGATGTTACAGTCCAGTCATCAAAACCACTATCGGTTGGAGAGTATGTCATAATTGATTCACAAGATGGAAAAATTTTAGGTCTTGTTGAAAAATCAATAATTTCAAGTGAGGCATTAACAGATGTTAGAAATTTTGATGAGGCAGTTGAGAGCAAAGAAGTTGCAGACCTTAATTCAAGAGACAAGAACTACAAGGTGAAAATCGGAATATTAGGATTCTTGGACAAACTGCAAAGAGGTCAGATGATTCTCCCTGCAGTACCTCCCCTTCCAGGAACCTCAATTTTAGAGGCAACACAAAAGGATCTAGGAGTAATATTTGGCCCATCATCAGAAGAATGGATTAGGATTGGTTCTCTTTTGAGAAATTCTAGCATTGAGGCCAGGATAAACATCAACAAAATAGTCTCAAGACATCTAGCAATACTTGCAATGACAGGAATGGGAAAAAGTAATTTGGTATCACTTATTGCAAGGCATGTAGCGTCATTAAACGGTACACTGATTATTTTTGATTACCACAATGATTATGAAAATCTTGATGTGCCCAAGATGAACTATATGATGGCAAAAATAAATCCAAGACTTTTGCCTGCAGACAAGCTTGCAGAGGTCATAGAACTAAGAGAAAATGCAGACAAGCAGCAAAGGGCCTTGCGAGAATCATTTACAGAATCAGTCAAGCAGTCAAAGGACTTTTGGCAAGCACTTGAAGAAAGTACTAGATCTTTTGGTCACATGACAAAAGGTTATGCAGACAGCGCAAGTCGAGTCTTGGACAAGATAGATGATGCAAAACACCGATTCTCAGACATACTGGACCCAGACTGTGGAGACCCGGTAGAGCTCATCAAAGAAGGCCGGGTAAATGTGTTAAACATATCAGAGCTTAGCGAAAGACAGGCAAATGCAGGCCTTGCATATTATTTACAGGAATTATTGCAACATAGAAAAAATGCAGTATGGGAAAAGAAAGGAAAATCATCCACTAAGAAAAGTAACAAGTTTCTTGCCCCTGTTTTTGTAATAATAGAAGAAGCTCATGTCTTCATTCCAAAAGGAGAGCACACTGACACAAAATACTGGGCATCAAAAGTGGCAAGAGAGGGACGCAAATTTGGAATTGGTCTAGGGGTGGTTTCCCAGAGACCTAGAAATATCGATCCCAACGTATTGAGTCAGATGGGATCACTTGCAATAATGAAGATAGTGCAAGACGATGATCAACAGCAGATTGCATCGGCCGCAGAATCGTTGAGTAAAGACCTACTTTCACAATTATCATCTCTAAATATTGGTGATGCAGTGTTGATTGGACAATGGGTTAATCTCCCCTCAATTGTACATGTAGACGAAGTAAAAAGTAAGAAATCAGGCTCAGACCTTAATGCAGTATCAGAATGGAGCCAGACAGACAAGTTCAAAGAGATTGCAAAAGAATCAACAAAATCTATGATCCAAAAAGATCTTTTGCTTGATTAA
- a CDS encoding bifunctional nuclease family protein, whose amino-acid sequence MKIDEPQDSDYAETKITYVGFVDPYGVEGILILRADDGKEFHMRAFSGEVARHISNFIEGQRGAIPTIYNMVEEIAELNELVLVKIKVYESGNVLRANIYFTGKHDLVMRNYRASDAIALATFYNIPILVRKNLLKEKMEA is encoded by the coding sequence GTGAAGATCGACGAACCCCAAGATTCTGATTATGCTGAGACCAAGATAACCTATGTTGGTTTTGTAGATCCCTATGGAGTAGAAGGTATTCTGATATTGCGAGCAGATGATGGTAAAGAATTTCACATGCGCGCCTTTTCAGGAGAGGTTGCAAGGCACATATCTAATTTCATAGAGGGTCAACGTGGCGCAATACCTACCATATACAATATGGTTGAGGAGATTGCTGAACTAAATGAACTGGTCCTTGTAAAAATCAAGGTCTATGAGAGTGGTAATGTGCTTCGTGCAAATATCTACTTTACAGGAAAACATGATCTTGTGATGCGAAACTATAGGGCGTCTGACGCAATAGCTCTTGCAACATTCTACAATATTCCAATACTTGTGCGCAAAAACTTGTTGAAAGAAAAGATGGAAGCTTAG